AGATCACCTGAAGAGAGATCACCAGAAGAGAGATATCCAGACAACAGATCTTCTGAACACAGAACTACTGAACACAGATCTCCTGAACACAGATCTCCTGAACACAGATCTTCTGAACACAGATATTCTGAACACAGATCTCCTGAGCACAGATCTCCTGAACAAAGATCTCCTGAACACAGATCTCCTGAACGAAGATCTCCTGAACACAGATCTCCTGAACACAGATTTCCTGAACACAGGTTGCCTGATGACAGCTATCCTGACCGACCTTGAATCTCTGACAGAGCAAAAACGTACAGAAATTCAATCTCCGTCATCTCTGACGGAGATTGAATTTCTTCAGGCAGTCATTCACGATCTTCAGGAAGCTCAGGAAGTCAACAGCAATGAGAGCTTGTTGAACAATACACCTGAGGATCAGACACATGAGAACAGCCCAAAggctccatctgctgaggaTCAGACCGAAAGCTGGTGGTCCAGACCTAAAGTTCTACAGAAAGTAGCTTGGTTTGCTATCATCGGCATGGTGGGTGCAATTGCATATAAAACCATCAATCATGggatatgaggtgtagcaccgtca
This portion of the Sebastes umbrosus isolate fSebUmb1 chromosome 17, fSebUmb1.pri, whole genome shotgun sequence genome encodes:
- the LOC119475986 gene encoding uncharacterized protein LOC119475986 encodes the protein MATSRSVIVAKKLLRKALRMTASLKRAYLKRDHRKRAQLKRDKLKRAQLKRDHLKRAQLKRDHLKRDHLKRDHQKRDIQTTDLLNTELLNTDLLNTDLLNTDLLSTDLLNKDLLNTDLLNEDLLNTDLLNTDFLNTGCLMTAILTDLESLTEQKRTEIQSPSSLTEIEFLQAVIHDLQEAQEVNSNESLLNNTPEDQTHENSPKAPSAEDQTESWWSRPKVLQKVAWFAIIGMVGAIAYKTINHGI